Sequence from the Theropithecus gelada isolate Dixy chromosome 20, Tgel_1.0, whole genome shotgun sequence genome:
CAGGACTGCGGAAGCCACTTGCCCAGGGCCTCCTGCCATCCCCGGATACCTCCTTCCCATTTCCAGCGTCTGCATCCAACTTCTCCGCGACCCTGGAAACCGGACCCCCGCGAAGGTCCCGTCCCAGCCCTGGGCCCTCTAGCCCAGCCTCTTCTGTTGGAGGCAGCTGGGGATTCTCGGTCCTTCCCCAGGGGCTGCTACGTCCTCGGCAGGAAGAacacccacacccaccctccCGCGCCGCGCCTGCCCCGCTTGCCTTTTTGGGCCTGTACACTGGGTGCTTTAGCCAAGTCCCTTCATTTTAACTTATTCTGACTATCTCACCTCCTGGGTGTTCCTCTACGCAAGCCGTTTACTTATTTGCTCCTAAcgtttctttcactttcttctccACTGCTTCAGATTACTTATCTACTTGGCTTTACTATTTTTTTGTCTATCAGAAAACCCCGGAGCCCATCTTACTTGTCTATCTCCACTCTTCTCCCTCACGTGGCTCGTCCTCTGAATACGCCTCCTACTAGCCTCCAGCTCGGGGGTGGGGGGGTGCGGAATCAGAGCCGCTGGGCCCCGCGAGACGACCCCCGAGCTTACCACCCTCTGACCCCTCCCCCACGGCCCCCGCGGCGGGCCCCGCCGACCTGACCCACCCGACCCTCACGCCACCTTCGGCCGCCCACAGTAGCGTCCTTCCTACTGGACTCCCTGCCCTTGCCCCTGCTCACGTAGAGCCGCCTCTTCCAAAGGAAAATCCTACTAGCTCCCAGCCCATAAGGCCCTGCCCAATGCGGCCCGACCCCGACCTCTGCAGGGGCATACTTCGCCACCCAACTCACAGCCTCAGcccttcaaatctctctctctcacctgagACTTGTGGAGTTTCTGGGCATCACCCACTGTTCACTCTGGGGGACATCTACCTAGCCTCTGTCCCTACCCTCACTTATCAAACTCCTGATCCAGGCtggacggtggctcacgccggtaatcccaacactgggggaggctgaggcggtaggatcacctgaggtgaggagtttgagaccagcctggtcaaatggtgaaaccccatctctactaaaaatacaaaaaaatgagctgggcatggtggcgggtgcctgtaatcccagctagttgggaggctgaagcaggagaatcacttgaacccgggaggcggaggtttcagtgaaccgagatggcaccattgcactccagcaagagcaaaacactgtctcaaacaaacaaacaaaaaaaccttcaaggCCAAcccagtggatcacgcctgtaatcccagcacgttgggaggccaagacaggcagatcacaaggtcagggatcgagaccatcctggttaacacggtgaaaccccgtctctactaaattttttttttttttttttttttttttNNNNNNNNNNNNNNNNNNNNNNNNNNNNNNNNNNNNNNNNNNNNNNNNNNNNNNNNNNNNNNNNNNNNNNNNNNNNNNNNNNNNNNNNNNNNNNNNNNNNNNNNNNNNNNNNNNNNNNNNNNNNNNNNNNNNNNNNNNNNNNNNNNNNNNNNNNNNNNNNNNNNNNNNNNNNNNNNNNNNNNNNNNNNNNNNNNNNNNNNNNNNNNNNNNNNNNNNNNNNNNNNNNNNNNNNNNNNNNNNNNNNNNNNNNNNNNNNNNNNNNNNNNNNNNNNNNNNNNNNNNNNNNNNNNNNNNNNNNNNNNNNNNNNNNNNNNNNNNNNNNNNNNNNNNNNNNNNNNNNNNNNNNNNNNNNNNNNNNNNNNNNNNNNNNNNNNNNNNNNNNNNNNNNNNNNNNNNNNNNNNNNNNNNNNNNNNNNNNNNNNNNNNNNNNNNNNNNNNNNNNNNNNNNNNNNNNNNNNNNNNNNNNNNNNNNNNNNNNNNNNNNNNNNNNNNNNNNNNNNNNNNNNNNNNNNNNNNNNNNNNNNNNNNNNNNNNNNNNNNNNNNNNNNNNNNNNNNNNNNNNNNNNNNNNNNNNNNNNNNNNNNNNNNNNNNNNNNNNNNNNNNNNNNNNNNNNNNNNNNNNNNNNNNNNNNNNNNNNNNNNNNNNNNNNNNNNNNNNNNNNNNNNNNNNNNNNNNNNNNNNNNNNNNNNNNNNNNNNNNNNNNNNNNNNNNNNNNNNNNNNNNNNNNNNNNNNNNNNNNNNNNNNNNNNNNNNNNNNNNNNNNNNNNNNNNNNNNNNNNNNNNNNNNNNNNNNNNNNNNNNNNNNNNNNNNNNNNNNNNNNNNNNNNNNNNNNNNNNNNNNNNNNNNNNNNNNNNNNNNNNNNNNNNNNNNNNNNNNNNNNNNNNNNNNNNNNNNNNNNNNNNNNNNNNNNNNNNNNNNNNNNNNNNNNNNNNNNNNNNNNNNNNNNNNNNNNNNNNNNNNNNNNNNNNNNNNNNNNNNNNNNNNNNNNNNNNNNNNNNNNNNNNNNNNNNNNNNNNNNNNNNNNNNNNNNNNNNNNNNNNNNNNNNNNNNNNNNNNNNNNNNNNNNNNNNNNNNNNNNNNNNNNNNNNNNNNNNNNNNNNNNNNNNNNNNNNNNNNNNNNNNNNNNNNNNNNNNNNNNNNNNNNNNNNNNNNNNNNNNNNNNNNNNNNNNNNNNNNNNNNNNNNNNNNNNNNNNNNNNNNNNNNNNNNNNNNNNNNNNNNNNNNNNNNNNNNNNNNNNNNNNNNNNNNNNNNNNNNNNNNNNNNNNNNNNNNNNNNNNNNNNNNNNNNNNNNNNNNNNNNNNNNNNNNNNNNNNNNNNNNNNNNNNNNNNNNNNNNNNNNNNNNNNNNNNNNNNNNNNNNNNNNNNNNNNNNNNNNNNNNNNNNNNNNNNNNNNNNNNNNNNNNNNNNNNNNNNNNNNNNNNNNNNNNNNNNNNNNNNNNNNNNNNNNNNNNNNNNNNNNNNNNNNNNNNNNNNNNNNNNNNNNNNNNNNNNNNNNNNNNNNNNNNNNNNNNNNNNNNNNNNNNNNNNNNNNNNNNNNNNNNNNNNNNNNNNNNNNNNNNNNNNNNNNNNNNNNNNNNNNNNNNNNNNNNNNNNNNNNNNNNNNNNNNNNNNNNNNNNNNNNNNNNNNNNNNNNNNNNNNNNNNNNNNNNNNNNNNNNNNNNNNNNNNNNNNNNNNNNNNNNNNNNNNNNNNNNNNNNNNNNNNNNNNNNNNNNNNNNNNNNNNNNNNNNNNNNNNNNNNNNNNNNNNNNNNNNNNNNNNNNNNNNNNNNNNNNNNNNNNNNNNNNNNNNNNNNNNNNNNNNNNNNNNNNNNNNNNNNNNNNNNNNNNNNNNNNNNNNNNNNNNNNNNNNNNNNNNNNNNNNNNNNNNNNNNNNNNNNNNNNNNNNNNNNNNNNNNNNNNNNNNNNNNNNNNNNNNNNNNNNNNNNNNNNNNNNNNNNNNNNNNNNNNNNNNNNNNNNNNNNNNNNNNNNNNNNNNNNNNNNNNNNNNNNNNNNNNNNNNNNNNNNNNNNNNNNNNNNNNNNNNNNNNNNNNNNNNNNNNNNNNNNNNNNNNNNNNNNNNNNNNNNNNNNNNNNNNNNNNNNNNNNNNNNNNNNNNNNNNNNNNNNNNNNNNNNNNNNNNNNNNNNNNNNNNNNNNNNNNNNNNNNNNNNNNNNNNNNNNNNNNNNNNNNNNNNNNNNNNNNNNNNNNNNNNNNNNNNNNNNNNNNNNNNNNNNNNNNNNNNNNNNNNNNNNNNNNNNNNNNNNNNNNNNNNNNNNNNNNNNNNNNNNNNNNNNNNNNNNNNNNNNNNNNNNNNNNNNNNNNNNNNNNNNNNNNNNNNNNNNNNNNNNNNNNNNNNNNNNNNNNNNNNNNNNNNNNNNNNNNNNNNNNNNNNNNNNNNNNNNNNNNNNNNNNNNNNNNNNNNNNNNNNNNNNNNNNNNNNNNNNNNNNNNNNNNNNNNNNNNNNNNNNNNNNNNNNNNNNNNNNNNNNNNNNNNNNNNNNNNNNNNNNNNNNNNNNNNNNNNNNNNNNNNNNNNNNNNNNNNNNNNNNNNNNNNNNNNNNNNNNNNNNNNNNNNNNNNNNNNNNNNNNNNNNNNNNNNNNNNNNNNNNNNNNNNNNNNNNNNNNNNNNNNNNNNNNNNNNNNNNNNNNNNNNNNNNNNNNNNNNNNNNNNNNNNNNNNNNNNNNNNNNNNNNNNNNNNNNNNNNNNNNNNNNNNNNNNNNNNNNNNNNNNNNNNNNNNNNNNNNNNNNNNNNNNNNNNNNNNNNNNNNNNNNNNNNNNNNNNNNNNNNNNNNNNNNNNNNNNNNNNNNNNNNNNNNNNNNNNNNNNNNNNNNNNNNNNNNNNNNNNNNNNNNNNNNNNNNNNNNNNNNNNNNNNNNNNNNNNNNNNNNNNNNNNNNNNNNNNNNNNNNNNNNNNNNNNNNNNNNNNNNNNNNNNNNNNNNNNNNNNNNNNNNNNNNNNNNNNNNNNNNNNNNNNNNNNNNNNNNNNNNNNNNNNNNNNNNNNNNNNNNNNNNNNNNNNNNNNNNNNNNNNNNNNNNNNNNNNNNNNNNNNNNNNNNNNNNNNNNNNNNNNNNNNNNNNNNNNNNNNNNNNNNNNNNNNNNNNNNNNNNNNNNNNNNNNNNNNNNNNNNNNNNNNNNNNNNNNNNNNNNNNNNNNNNNNNNNNNNNNNNNNNNNNNNNNNNNNNNNNNNNNNNNNNNNNNNNNNNNNNNNNNNNNNNNNNNNNNNNNNNNNNNNNNNNNNNNNNNNNNNNNNNNNNNNNNNNNNNNNNNNNNNNNNNNNNNNNNNNNNNNNNNNNNNNNNNNNNNNNNNNNNNNNNNNNNNNNNNNNNNNNNNNNNNNNNNNNNNNNNNNNNNNNNNNNNNNNNNNNNNNNNNNNNNNNNNNNNNNNNNNNNNNNNNNNNNNNNNNNNNNNNNNNNNNNNNNNNNNNNNNNNNNNNNNNNNNNNNNNNNNNNNNNNNNNNNNNNNNNNNNNNNNNNNNNNNNNNNNNNNNNNNNNNNNNNNNNNNNNNNNNNNNNNNNNNNNNNNNNNNNNNNNNNNNNNNNNNNNNNNNNNNNNNNNNNNNNNNNNNNNNNNNNNNNNNNNNNNNNNNNNNNNNNNNNNNNNNNNNNNNNNNNNNNNNNNNNNNNNNNNNNNNNNNNNNNNNNNNNNNNNNNNNNNNNNNNNNNNNNNNNNNNNNNNNNNNNNNNNNNNNNNNNNNNNNNNNNNNNNNNNNNNNNNNNNNNNNNNNNNNNNNNNNNNNNNNNNNNNNNNNNNNNNNNNNNNNNNNNNNNNNNNNNNNNNNNNNNNNNNNNNNNNNNNNNNNNNNNNNNNNNNNNNNNNNNNNNNNNNNNNNNNNNNNNNNNNNNNNNNNNNNNNNNNNNNNNNNNNNNNNNNNNNNNNNNNNNNNNNNNNNNNNNNNNNNNNNNNNNNNNNNNNNNNNNNNNNNNNNNNNNNNNNNNNNNNNNNNNNNNNNNNNNNNNNNNNNNNNNNNNNNNNNNNNNNNNNNNNNNNNNNNNNNNNNNNNNNNNNNNNNNNNNNNNNNNNNNNNNNNNNNNNNNNNNNNNNNNNNNNNNNNNNNNNNNNNNNNNNNNNNNNNNNNNNNNNNNNNNNNNNNNNNNNNNNNNNNNNNNNNNNNNNNNNNNNNNNNNNNNNNNNNNNNNNNNNNNNNNNNNNNNNNNNNNNNNNNNNNNNNNNNNNNNNNNNNNNNNNNNNNNNNNNNNNNNNNNNNNNNNNNNNNNNNNNNNNNNNNNNNNNNNNNNNNNNNNNNNNNNNNNNNNNNNNNNNNNNNNNNNNNNNNNNNNNNNNNNNNNNNNNNNNNNNNNNNNNNNNNNNNNNNNNNNNNNNNNNNNNNNNNNNNNNNNNNNNNNNNNNNNNNNNNNNNNNNNNNNNNNNNNNNNNNNNNNNNNNNNNNNNNNNNNNNNNNNNNNNNNNNNNNNNNNNNNNNNNNNNNNNNNNNNNNNNNNNNNNNNNNNNNNNNNNNNNNNNNNNNNNNNNNNNNNNNNNNNNNNNNNNNNNNNNNNNNNNNNNNNNNNNNNNNNNNNNNNNNNNNNNNNNNNNNNNNNNNNNNNNNNNNNNNNNNNNNNNNNNNNNNNNNNNNNNNNNNNNNNNNNNNNNNNNNNNNNNNNNNNNNNNNNNNNNNNNNNNNNNNNNNNNNNNNNNNNNNNNNNNNNNNNNNNNNNNNNNNNNNNNNNNNNNNNNNNNNNNNNNNNNNNNNNNNNNNNNNNNNNNNNNNNNNNNNNNNNNNNNNNNNNNNNNNNNNNNNNNNNNNNNNNNNNNNNNNNNNNNNNNNNNNNNNNNNNNNNNNNNNNNNNNNNNNNNNNNNNNNNNNNNNNNNNNNNNNNNNNNNNNNNNNNNNNNNNNNNNNNNNNNNNNNNNNNNNNNNNNNNNNNNNNNNNNNNNNNNNNNNNNNNNNNNNNNNNNNNNNNNNNNNNNNNNNNNNNNNNNNNNNNNNNNNNNNNNNNNNNNNNNNNNNNNNNNNNNNNNNNNNNNNNNNNNNNNNNNNNNNNNNNNNNNNNNNNNNNNNNNNNttttttagtagaaacggggtttcaccgtgttagccaggatggtctcgatctcctgacctcgtgatccacccgtctcggcctcccaaagtgctgggattacaggcttgagccaccgcgcccggcctcgtctctactaaaaatacaaaaaattagccgggtgtggtggccgcgcctgtagttccagctacttgggaggctgaggcaggagaatggcatgaacccaggaggtggagcttgcagtgagccaagattgcgccactgcactccagcctgggcgacagagcaggactctctctccaaaaaaaaaaaaaaaaaaaaaaaaaagcaggccagccacctgggaggtcgaggcggttggatcacctgaggtcaggagttcgagaccagcaagatcaatatggtgaaaccccgtttctactaaaaatacaaaaattagtcaggcgtggtggtgggcacctgtaatcccagctatctgggaggctgaggcaggagaatcacttgaacctgtgaggcggaggttgcagtgagtcaagatcccaccattgcactccagcctgggttgaaaaaagaaaaaagcatatggTGGTTAAGTGCTTAATGGGTATAGGGTGGGTGCCTGGTCTTACATTTctgcttgttctttttttttttttttttgagacggagtcttgctgtatctcccaggctggagtgcagtggtgtgatgtcggctcactgaaagctccgcctaccaggttcatgccattctcctgcctcagcctcccaagcagctgcgactacaggtgctcgccaccacactgggctaattttttgtatttttagtagagatggggtttcaccatgttagccaggatggtctcgatctcctgaccttgtgatccgcctgccttggcctcccaaagtgctgggattacaggcgtgagccaccatgcccggctatttattttatattttatgaggcacagtttcactctgttgcccaggctggagtgcactggtgtgatctcagttcactgcaacctcctcctcttaggttcaagcaattctcatgtctcaacctcctgagtagctgggattacaggcctgttccaccatgcccagctactttttgtattattagtggagacggggtttcaccatgttggccacgctgatctcaaactcctgacctgaagtgatccgcctcccttggcctccgaaagtgctaggattacagacatgaaccatcGTGCCCTGCctcaaaacttattttaaagttgctgtaatgaagacagtgtgggccgggcgcggtggctcaagcctgtaatcccagcactttgggaggccgagacgggcggatcacgaggtcaggagatcgagaccatcctggctaacacggtgaaaccccgtctctattaagaaatacaaaaaactggccgggcgcggtggctcaagcctgtaatcccagcactttgggaggccgaggcgggtggatcacgaggtcaggagatcgagaccatcctggctaacacggtgaaaccccgtctctactaaaaatacaaaaaaatagccgggcgaggtggcgggcgcctgtagtcccagctactcggaggctgaggcaggagaatggcgtgaacctgggaggcggagcttgcagtgagccaagatcgcgccactgcactccagcctgggtgacacagcgcgagactccgtctcaaaaaaaaaaaaaaaaaaaaaaagaaatacaaaaaactagccgggcgaggtggcgggcgcctgtagtcccagctactcgggaggctgaggccggagaatggcgtgaacccgggaggcggagcttgcagtgagctgagatccggccactgcagtccagcctgggtgacagagcgagactccgtctcaaaaaaaataaaaataaaaataaaagacagtgtggtattaatATGATAAACACATAGTCCAAATAAATGGAACAGACCCAGACATATATAGACCCTTGGTTTATAACATAGGTGGCACTGGAGTCATTCTTTCTCCCAATTCAAGGTTCCCATGGAAGAAACTTAGATCTGGCTCTGGCCCAACTGGAGAGGAAAGCGGCCAAAGGAAGAGGCCATTCGAGTGAGTCATGCAGACCCCAtgagtttcatttctttccttttttttttttttttttaagatttggtGATTCTGCAcccccacattttaaaataagttttttaaaaaaatcagaggacCTAATCTGAGAAATCTTTTACAAAGGTACTCTCCAGATAATTCCAAACAAGTTATTCTTTTTTAGGGGGGTCGGCGggaacggagtctcactcttttgcccaggttggagtgtagtggtgcaatctcggctcactgcaacctctgtcttctgggttcaagtgattctcctgcctcagcctccaaagtagctgggaccacaggcacgtgccaccacgtccgactaattttttgtattttcagtagagacggggtttcactgtgttagccagaatagtcttgatctcctgaactcatgatctgcccgcctccacctcccaaattctgggattacaggtgtgagccaccgcacccggccaagttctttattctataaatagtatcagcttcttttttttttttttttttttttttttgagacggagtctcgctgtgtcgcccaggctggggtgcagtggccggatctcaactcactgcaagctccgcctcccgggttcatgccattctcctgcctcagcctcccaagtagctgggactacaggcgcccgccacctcgcccggctagttttttgtattttttagtagagacggggtttcaccgtgttagccagtatggtctcgatctcctgacctcgtgatccacccgtctcggcctcccaaagtgctgggattacaggcttgagccaccgcacccagccagtatcagcttctaaagaaaacaaacacatttaaCCTCTTGGAGAGAAACTGGGAAGCACCCCACTGTCACACTCCACGAAGGGACTGAAACTGAACTCACTTCCTTTGTGTTCTTCTGTGGGCTCAAGCTTTTAGCTTAAGAATTTCATAAGATGCCTCTGGCCTTCCTGAGAGAGCCAAAGCTGGAGGTGAGTGGGAAGCACCCACCTTGACCAGCTGTGGCTAGACCACAAGATCCCTCACTGACCAAGAGCCCACCTGCCCCCACTCCCGCTAGGGAGAAGGAAGGACATGTGCACCTGGCTCCATGTGTAAAATGTTTATTCTCAGCACGTGCTTATGAATGAACTAGGACGGGGGGCTTCGTGAGACTTTGCCACAGTCACCTCTTGGGGGACCGGCCGTGTCAGCAAAGCCACTGGATGACAGTTGGGAAGGTGGCAGCAGCCACCAGGCCTGGAAGAAGGTATGGGGAGGCATCTGAGGACCTCCAGGGGACCCGACTGGTTGGCTACTTGGTCACCTCCAGATGCATAGCCTGGTGTCCATTCTGAGGCACGAGGTGGGAGTGGCAGGATGTGCTCAGTTGCCCATATGGAAACTCAGCCTCCATGGGGCTCTGCGCCCTGCTCTCCTCTCTCACCTGGGGGAGGAAGTCCGCAGTCAGAGGCTCCCACAGCAATCTCCTCCCTTGCTCAAACCACTGAACCATCCTGTCCACCAGCCCAGCTTACCTTTTCCACTTGTCTGAAGACCCGCAGCAGGTTTCCACGAAGGACACCTTGAAGCTCTTTCTCACTCCAGCTACGACTCAGCAACTCCTCTATCAGGACTGGGTATGTGGACACGTCCTCCAGCCCCTGAGGGAACCTGTGTGGCCACCCACCAGCCAGCTGTGGGACCTCAGCCCTGATCCTGGGTTAGGGCCTGCTACCCACCAGCCCTAGTCATACAGGGGAAACTGAAGGCCAAGTTCTTCAGGCTAGTGAATGCAACCGTGGAGGCTCCTGGAGGACTGGGCTTCTGTAGCCTCCACCTGCTGAGCAGATGGTCAGCCCACAGCTGGTCTGCAGGGCTGGGAGTGGAGCTTATCTTGGACAGATGAGCCCTGCCTGGGGAGGGGAGTATTTAGCAAGTATGACAACTTGGAGTAGGGCCACTGGGCCACTGAAGGGACAGGGAGAACCTAGGAAACAGGCCCTGAGAGTGGGGAGTGTCAGGTGGGCTACGAGACCAGAGCCTGTGGCTGAGGCCTGGATANAAGACAACACAAGGCAGCTTCCAGCAGCCCCTCATCATTTCCTGTTGAGAAAACCCTGGTGCAGGGGAAATGATGTCAAAACTGCATctcgggccgggcgtggtggctcatgcctgtaatcccagcactttgtgaagctgaggtgggcagattgcttgagtctaggaatttgagaccagcctggccaacacagtgaaaccccatctctactaaaaatacaaaaattagccaggcatggtggcacctgcctgtaatcctagctactcaagaggctgaggcaggagaatcacttggatctggggggcggaggttgcagtgagccgagattgcaccactgcactccagcctgggctacagagcgagactccgtctcaaaacaaacaaacaaaacaactgcatctgggccagtgcagtggctcatgtctgcaatcctagcactttgggaagccaaggcaggtagattgcttgagtccaggagtttgagaccagcctaggcaacatggtgaaatgctatctttactaaaaatacaaaatactagccaggcatggtggtgcgcacctgaggtcccagctactccagaggcttaggtaggagaatcacttgaggccaggaagttgaggctgcagtgagctgagatcctgccactgcactccatcctgggcaatgggagtgagaccctgtatcaaaaaaaaaaagaaaagaaaaaaaaaaggccgggcattgtggctcacgcctatattcccagcactttgggaggccaaggtgggtggatcacctgaggtcaggagttggaaaccagcctggccaacatagtgaaaccctgtctctactaaaaatacacacacacacaaaaattagctgggcatggtggcgggtgcctgtaatcccagctacttaggagactgaggcaggagaatcgcttgaacctgggaggcagaggttgcagtgatccaagatcgcgccactgcactccagcctgggcaacaagagcaaaattccgtctcaaaaaaaaaaaaacaaaccctgcaTCTGGGTAGCATCTGAACCCCTCGGCTTGAACCAGGTCCTGCTGAGAAAGGTCAATGACACAAACCGAATCTAAATTATCCTCCCTCTGCATCTGTTTCTGTCTCTTGTTTTTCCACCTGGGCTCCCTGATAAATGTGCATCCCTTTCTGAGAGGGCACATCGAGTAGGGCCTTGGCCTCTGGTGACTGCTTCCCCTTGTTCGTTGCTGTCTGCTCCTTCTCATGCCTGGGGGTTAATGGCCAAGTGTGACCCAGCTGCTTCTAGCTTTGGTTCTCTCAGGAAGGGCAGAGAAAGGTCATGTTTATTTTGGTCTCCCGACCTGCCATGAAGGTCTTTATTTAAGTGACTTGTAACAACATGAAGAATGGCAACTTTGCTAATAGTTTAAGAAAAGTGTAGAAGAATTGCATGTACAGCTGTttcctatattattattattaatttagttttgttttgggtttttttttgagatggagtctgactctgttacccaggctggagtttagtggtgtgatctcagctcactgcaacctttgcttcctgggttcaagcaattctcctgcctcagcctcctgagtagctgggaccacaggcgtgtgccactacagccggctaattttttgtgtctttagtagagatggggggtcacCATgctagccaagatggtctcgatcttcgaccttgtgatctgcccgccttggcctcccaaagtgctgtgattacaggtgtgagccaccgctcccagcctattattttaaattgtttaggccgggtgcagaggctcatgcctgtaatcctagcactttgggagggcaaggtgagtggatcacttgcgtctggcagtttgagaccagcctgggcaacatggtgaaacctcgtctctccaaaaaatacaaaaattatctggacatggtggtgcgcgcctatagccccagctactcaggaaacagaggtgggaggatcacttgaacccaggaggttgaggctgcagtgaggcatgatcgtgctactgcactccagcggtgacagagtgagaccctatctcaggaaaaaaaaaaaaaagtattattttaatgggcagcccccagaactgGAAGAGGTTCAGAGGACTCCCTATTTCCTACATTAGACACATGAAAGGAGAGGGCATGAagttacaattaattttttaaatgttatcaaaataatacataagcacagtttaaaatgtttgcttatgGTTGACTAGGTAAATCAAAGTTACCCTACtccatctgggcatggtggctcactcctataatcctggcactttgggaggccaaggtgggaggattgcttgagtctaggagttggggaccagcctgggcaacatagggagatccctgtctctataaaaaaattttaaaaatcttccttctAAGTGAagtgatgaaaaaaagaaagctagccggatgcggtggctcacgcctataatcccaacactttgggaggccaaggcgggtggatcacaaggtcaggagtttgagaccagcctggctaatatagtgaaactccatctctaccgaaaaaagaaaaatcagctgggtgtggtggtgcgtgctagtagtcctagctgctcaggat
This genomic interval carries:
- the LOC112613835 gene encoding dipeptidase 3-like; the encoded protein is MQREDNLDSVCVIDLSQQDLVQAEGFRCYPDAGFPQGLEDVSTYPVLIEELLSRSWSEKELQGVLRGNLLRVFRQVEKVREESRAQSPMEAEFPYGQLSTSCHSHLVPQNGHQAMHLEVTK